A single Chiloscyllium punctatum isolate Juve2018m chromosome 14, sChiPun1.3, whole genome shotgun sequence DNA region contains:
- the nansa gene encoding N-acetylneuraminic acid synthase a, whose product MSVEFELCPGRAVGGDQPCFIIAEIGQNHQGSMDIAKQMIRMAKECGADCAKFQKSELEYKFNTKALERPYNSPHSWGPTYGDHKRYLEFSHEQYKELSKFAEEVGIFFTASGMDEMAVEFLHELNVPFFKVGSLDTNNFPYLEKAAKKGRPMVISSGMQSMETMRKVYNTVKPINNKFCFLQCTSAYPLEPEDTHLRVITEYKKEFPDVPIGYSGHETGIAISIAAVAMGAKVLERHVTMDKTWKGNDHQASLEPSELQELVRSIRIVEKAFGSPIKRLLPCEMACHNKLGKSVVAKVTIPAGTKLTLDMMTVKVAEPKGIEPNDIYKLVGKQVNTQINIDETITCDMIANYGKKC is encoded by the exons ATGTCGGTGGAATTCGAGCTGTGCCCCGGGAGGGCGGTCGGCGGGGACCAGCCGTGTTTTATCATCGCTGAGATCGGCCAGAACCACCAGGGCAGTATGGACATCGCCAAACAGATGATCCGGATGGCCAAG GAATGTGGTGCAGACTGTGCAAAGTTCCAAAAAAGTGAATTGGAATACAAGTTTAACACGAAAGCGTTAGAAAGGCCTTACAATTCTCCACACTCATGGGGACCCACATATGGAGATCACAAGCGCTACCTGGAGTTCAGTCATGAGCAATATAAGGAGCtctccaaatttgcagaagaAGTTGGAATCTTTTTCACAGCATCTGGAATGGATGAG ATGGCTGTTGAATTTCTTCATGAATTGAATGTGCCTTTCTTCAAAGTTGGGTCTTTGGACACCAATAACTTCCCATATTTGGAAAAAGCTGCCAAGAAAG GTCGTCCAATGGTGATCTCCAGTGGAATGCAGAGCATGGAAACTATGAGAAAAGTTTACAATACTGTCAAACCCATCAATAATAAGTTTTGCTTTCTCCAGTGCACCAGTGCATACCCACTGGAGCCAGAGGACACTCACCTCCGTGTCATCACT GAATACAAAAAAGAATTTCCAGATGTTCCAATAGGATACTCTGGCCATGAAACTGGGATTGCCATAAGCATAGCAGCAGTGGCAATGGGAGCTAAAGTTCTGGAACGCCACGTGACCATGGATAAAACCTGGAAGGGTAATGATCACCAAGCTTCACTGGAACCCAGTGAACTGCAGGAACTAGTTCGCTCGATCCGAATTGTAGAAAAAGCATTTGGATCTCCCATCAAGCGCTTGCTCCCATGTGAGATGGCCTGCCACAACAAG TTGGGCAAATCTGTCGTGGCCAAAGTGACTATTCCTGCAGGAACAAAACTGACTCTGGATATGATGACTGTGAAGGTGGCAGAACCTAAAGGCATTGAGCCGAATGACATCTATAAACTGGTGGGGAAGCAAGTTAACACCCAGATCAATATTGATGAAACAATTACATGTGACATGATTGCAAATTATGGCAAGAAGTGCTGA